Below is a genomic region from Patescibacteria group bacterium.
TTTTTAACCCGGGGCAGCCAGGGAAATAGTTTATAAGCGCAGGACGGCAGCCAGCCGCTCATAGTCTGCGTGCCGCCTAAGGCAAGCTTAAAAAGAATTTGGTCGGCGAAAACTCCCGTATGGCCCTGTTCCAGCATAGTCAGCCAAAGATCCCAGTCTTGGAATTTTTTTATAGCTTCGTCAAAGCCGGGAAAATGCTCGCGCTTGATTAATGAAGTTGTAGTGATGTAAGGCATCTCTTTAAGCTTCTCGGCGTCAAACGGCCAAAGCTTGAATTTTTTACGGCCCCAGATAAAAGACGAATAGCAGAAGCTGGCGCTTAGGTTATTTTTTAAAGTTTTCAGCATCACTTCAAGCATAAACGGCTTCATGACAGCGTCGGCGTCGCAAAAAATTATATATTCTCCGCCGGCTAATTTAGCGCCTTTATTCCTGGCCGCGGCCGCTCCCCTGTTTTCCTGCTCGGTGTAAGATAATTTCAAGCCGAAAATTTGCTTGAATTTTTCAATCACTTTAATTATATTATCCGTTGAGCCGTCGTCAACCACGATAATTTCATAATTACCGTAAGTTTGTTTTTTAATGCCGGCTAAGCAATTAGCCAGATGTTCGGCCTGATTATAAACCGGGATAATAATGCTTATCATATTGTTATTTGTCATTGCGAGCGACCGCAGGGAGCGCGGCAATCTCACATACGTGGGATTTAACCAGAGATTGCTTCGTCGCTGCGCTTCTCGCAATGACAGTGAGAGAATGTTATTGCTTTATATATTTTTTTAATCTGTTTTTCCCAATTAAATTCTTTGATCGCTCGCTCTCTCCCCTGCTCGCCTAATTTTTTTCGCAGTCCGGGATCCCGGGCTAATTTAATGATAGCCGAAGCGATTTGCTCCGTATCTTCGGGATCAACTAAGAGGCCGTTTAAGCCGGCTATTACGGCGTCGCCGACTCCGCCGCTTTTGCCGGCTATTACCGGCTTGCCGGCCAGATTAGCTTCCAGATAAACTAGGCCAAAGCCCTCAAAATCGCCGTTAATATTTCGGCTAGGCATAATAAAGATGTCGCTGGCATTATACCAATTATCGCGCTCCTTGTCCGTAGCTTGATTTATTATTATAACTTGTTTTTCCAATCCCAAATTTGAAATTTGAAATTTTAAATTTTTTAATTCGGCTCCGCCGCCTAAAATAATATAAATTAAATTCGGCGCTTGTCTTAGCGCTTCCGGCAGAGCTTCTATGACTTTATCAAAACCTTTGCGTTTTACCAGCCTGCCGACCGATAATAAAATTATTTTATCGGTTAAATTATATTGTTTTTTTAAAGCAGAAATTTTTTCCGGCGCCGCCGGCCGCGCCGGCTCAATCGCCGGGTTAACGACGGCTATTTTATCCGCGCTTAACGGGAAAAATTGTTTGGTTAAATTCGCCGTGTAGCCGTTTAAGCAAATTATTTTATGGGTATTAGATAAAATTTTTTTAGCCAGCCATTTTTTTCTGGGTTTCTTCAAGGCGTAAGTTAAATCCATGCCGTGTAAAAATACCGAATATTTTATTTTAAAAAATTTGGCGCAAATCAACGCGGCCGCGCCTAAGGGCAAAATTTGGCCGACTAAAATATGCTCGATTTTTTCTTGTTTTATTTCCCGCCGCAAAGCGAAATAAGCCGGCAGCCATTTTAACAGCGGCAGTTTATTATTAATCAAGCGCCCATCCTTGTTATCAAGCACGGAAATTTCGTCCGGCTTGGGCTTGCCCTCCGACTTGTCCGCCAAAGCTTTAGCGTCGGTGGAAGCTTTAGCGAAGGAGGGCCAGTATTTTACCAGATTACCGTAATAATTGGCCACGCCGCCATGAAACGGCGGATATTCTAATGTAAATAATAGAGTTTTCATTTTAGATTGCCTGGACGTCCGACGTCCCCGGGACGTCGGACGTCTTTATGATTTTTTACTGAAAGATTGATAAATGCTTATCACGTCTTCCTTTTTAAAGCCTTTAAAGATATATAAAGCGATAAAGTAGCTTAAGCCGGCTAAGATAACGGTTAAAATAAGATTGACTTGATTTTTTAAATAATAGCCGACCGCGCCCATGACCGCTACGGCCAAAAGCGACTTTACTGATATGGCGATTATTTTTTTATAATCATATTTAGTGATTCGCGGAACTATCCACATGCTCAAAATAAACATCAGTAAATTAGTCAGCAAGGCGGTTAAACTGGCGCCGGCCGCCTCTAAGCGGGGTATTAAAATTAAATTTAAAATAACGCTCGCCGTTAAGACAATGCCCATATTGATAGTATTGGTTTTTTGCCGGTCGCAGGCGTTTAAAAGCGATCCGGCCGGAAAGTTTAAAAACATAAAAACGACCGCGCCCATGGTAATTTGCAATGGTAAAATCGCGTCGTTAAAGCCGCTTTTAAAAATTATCATTATTTTATCGGCTAAAATTATTCCGCCGACGGAAACCGGCAAAGAAATGATTATTAAATAATTCATGGCGCGCTCAAAAGTAATGGCCAGCTGTTCGCGGTTATTATGCCAATAATGGCTTAAGGCGGGGAAAAGCGAAGCCACGAAAGCCATGGGCAGAAACTGTAAAGCGAAAATAATTTTAAAAGGAATTTGGTAGATGCCTACTTGATGGTCGCCCGAGAGAAGCGAGAGCATGACCGAATCAAGATACATGTAAAGCCGCTGGAAAATAGCGTAAACCGCGAAAGGCAGGGAAATCATTAAGATGCTTTTAATTAAAATTTTATCCGGCCGCCAATTAATTTTAAGCTTCCATCTGGTTTTTAAAATATAAAATGAAAAAATTAAATTATACAGGCTGGCTAAAACCAAGGACATCATCAGCCAGACAAGCCCCAGATTGAATTTTAAGACGGTTAAAATTACGGCCAGAACGATTAGCTGGAAGATAACCGAAGAGATGCTTTCGTATTTTAAGTTATGGAAACCGCGGCTAACCGCGAAAAAGGTTAAAGTAAAAGAATCTAGGGCCATGCAAAACATGGAAAGATAAACCAGCTGGCGGGTTATCTCGGGATAAGCCGAAAAATTTATTAGGCTGAAAGCCGCCAGCATAGCTAGTAGAGCCAAAGGCAGCTTAATTAAAAAAACCGAGCTGAAGAATTTCTCGGCATTGTCCGGGCGCTTGGCCACTTCGCGCGTCAGGACGCTGGATTGGCCGATATCAATAAAAATTCCGAAGATGGAAGTGAAAGAAATGGCAAAGTAATATTTGCCTAAATCGGCCGGGCCGATGGCGCGGGCGATTAAAACAAAATAAGTGAAAGAAATTATTTTTTGCAGTATTAAAGCCAAGGTGAAGTAAGACGTATTCTTGGCGATATTAGTAATTTTTTCGGCCATAAAATATGTTAATATTATAGCTTATTTTTAATAAAAATAAAACCCCGTTTTTTAAACAAGGTTTTATTGTATATTTGATATTTGTATATTATAAATTCTGGATTCCCGCCTACGCGGGAATGACATGCCTTAACGTTTAGCCCATTGCGGAGCGCGCCTGGCTTTCTTTAGGCCCGGTTTCTTTCTTTCTTTCTTGCGCGCGTCGCGCATAATCCAGCCTTTTACCTTAAACGATGCCCTTAATTCCGGATTGATCGCGAGTAGGGCGCGGGCGATGCCGTGCCGTACGGCTTCGGCTTGGCCTTTTTTACCGCCGCCGGCGAGATTAACCGATATGTTAAAATCTTTAGCCAAACCGGCTAATTTCAGGGGCTGGCTGATAATTAAAAATAATTCTTCTTCCGGGAAATATTTTTTAGCCTCAACGCCGTTAATAACAAATAAACCCTCGCTACCTTTATAGACTCTAACCCGGGCGGTTGAAGTTTTTCGGCGGCCTAAACCGACCGTATATCTGCCTTTAAATTTTATAGCTTCTGTTTCGGTCATATTAATTTATAATTAATCTTTTTAGCATATTTACTCTATGCTTGGTCGGCGGCAGCATGTCTCTAACCGCCCTTTTTAAAATGTCGGCCGGCTTCAAGTCGGCTATTTTTTTGGTTTTTAAGCCGCCCGGATAACCGGAATATTTATAATATTTTTTTTGTTCAATCTTTTTGCCGCTGAATTTAAGCTTGGCTATGTTTATAACCTGAACTATGCCGCCCATATCTAAATGAGGCAGATATTCGGCCTTATTTTTACCGCGCAAGATTAAGGCTATTTCCGTAGCCAATCGGCCGGCCGCTTTGCCTTCAGCGTCAATTTTATAAATTTTTCTTTCCATATTATTTAATGCAGTATATTTTTTTAAATATTTTTTTAAACCAATTCAATTTGCACCATCTCCGCGCTATCGCCGGCTCTTTTGCCCAGCTTAATGATCCTTAAATAACCGCCTTGTCTGCCTTTGTATTTAACCGCTAAAATTTCCATGGCTTTTTTTACGGCCATCGGCTGGGGCAATAATCTGATTAATTCCCGGCGGCTGGCCAAATCGCCCTTGATTGACGCGGTAATGATTTTTTCCAAAAGCGGTTTTACCGTTTTGGCTTTAGCCTCGGTAGTCTTAACTTTTTCATAAATAATAATGCTGGACGCTAAATTTTTCAGCATCGCAACCCTGGGCGCTTTGGTTCTGTCTAGTTTTTTCCCTTTTACTCTATGTCTCATATAAAAATATTATTTAACTTTTTTTCGGCCGGCCGCGTTTTTTAGTTTTTTTGTCTTCGCCGGCTTCTTCCGGTATTCCTTCTTTCTTTTCCGCTTCTTTAGTTTCCGCGGCTTCAGTTTTTATTTCTTCGGCCTCTTCTTTAACGGTTTTTCCGATTAAAGCGTTAAATTGATTTATTAAAATATCCACGGATTTATTAAAGGCGTCTTCCGGAGTTATCGTGCCGTCGGTGGTTAAATCCAAAATCAGTTTATCCCAGTTGGTCATTTTGCCGATGCGGACGTTTTCAATGTTGACGCCGACCGACATTACCGGAGAAAAAATAGAATCCATTTCAATGTAGCCGATTTCATTTTTAGCGCTTTCACGGCTTTCAACCGTTATATAACCCGACCCTCGAGAAACGGAAATTTCCATGCTTAGGCTCCCTGCCATATCGGTAACATGGCCTAAAACCAAGTCAGGATTGGCTATTTCCACCAAGCTGTTCTTTTTTATATCAGAAGCTTTAACTTCTTTCTCGCCGCGGGCATCAAGCTCAAGCTTCACAACCTCGTCAGTGAAAACTTTTAAGCGCAGTTTCTTTAAATTCAAAATAAGCTCTAAAACATCTTCTTTAACATGGGGTAAAGACATAAATTCATGGTCAGCGCCTTTAATTTTTACGCCGATAGGGGCGGCTCCGGGCAAAGAAGACAATAATACCCTTCTTAAAGCATTGCCGATAGTAGCGCCATAGCCCGGGTAGCATGGCTCAATGATAATTTGCTTGTTGTTCGCGCTTGAACCTTTAACAAATTCTATTTTTTGCGGCAAAGCTATTTTTTCCATATAATTCTTGTTTATTTATAATAATTGTTTGTAAATTCGCGGGTTATTTAGAATAGAACTCAACGATCATCTGGCTGTTGATTTTTGATTCAAAATCTTCTTTAGCCGGCTGATGCAAAACTTTGGCGCTTAAATCTTTAATCTCAAGATTAAGCCAGCTCGGGGTTTCTATTTTTTTAAGTTTTTCCGATAAATTAGCGAAGTGCTTATTTTTTCGGCTTGACTGCCTAACCTTTATAATATCGCCGGTTTTGACGTTAAATGACGGAATATTAACTTTTTTATCATTAACTCGGAAATGGCCGTGGTTGGCTAGAACTCTGGCCTGGGCCCTTGACGGGGCGAAGCCTAAGCGGTAAATAACATTATCAAGCCTGGTTTCCAATATTTTCATTAAATTTTCGCCAGCCTCGCCTTTTTGCTTAATGGCCCTTAAAAAACTTAATTTGAATTGTTTTTCCATCAAATTATAAATTCTTTTGGCTTTCTGTTTTTCTCGTAACTGCATGTTGTAGCCGCTCTGTCTGGCTCGGCCTTTCGGGCCATGCAGGCCCGGCGGATAGTTTCTTTTAACTATCGCGCATTTAGCCGTAAAGCATCTCTCCCCTTTTAGCATTAATTTATCCCCTTCTCGGCGGCATAATTTGCATTTTGGTCCTAGATATTTTGACATAATTATTTATTTTAGACTCTTCTTGGTTTTTTAGGCCGGCAACCGTTATGCGGTATAGGCGTAATATCTTTAATTGAAGTTATAATCAAGCCATTGGCGTTTAAAGCTCTGATAGCCGATTCGCGGCCCGTGCCCACGCCTTTTACTATGACGTTTACTTCGGTTAAGCCGAATTCTTTGGCTCTTTCCACCGCGATCCTGGTAATTATCTGGGCGGCGTAAGGAGTGGATTTTTTCGGCCCTTTAAAACCGGCCATGCCGGCCGAAGCCCAGGAAATCACGTTGCCGCTTAAATCGGTTAAAGCCACGATGGTGTTATTGTAAGTCGCCTTAACATGGGCGACGCCGACCGGAACTTTTTTGTCTACTTTCTTTTTGCGCCCTTTTTTCTTAAGGACTTTTCTGTCTTCTTTGCTTTTTTCCAGTTTTTTTCTGATTTCTTCGGGCAATTCTTCAACCATATTCAAAGGATTGCCGGCTGGAGCGACCGGTTCATCCATCTCGGTTATGGATTGTATTTTTTCCTCTTCTTTTACCGGCTCCGCGGCCGGGGCAGGAACTTTTATATCTTGTTTTTTTTCTTCTGTCATATTGCTTTATCAAGCTAAAATTTAAAGGTTTATGTTTTTTGCGCCGACGGCTTTTTGCCCGAGGTCGCGGTTTTTCTGACGTTGCCGCGGACGGTTCGGTTATTGGTTTTAGTGCGCTGGCCGCGGCAGGGCAAGCCTTTGGCATGCCTGGAACCGCGGTAGCTGCCTATTTCTTTTAATCTTTTTATATTGGC
It encodes:
- the rpsD gene encoding 30S ribosomal protein S4 encodes the protein MSKYLGPKCKLCRREGDKLMLKGERCFTAKCAIVKRNYPPGLHGPKGRARQSGYNMQLREKQKAKRIYNLMEKQFKLSFLRAIKQKGEAGENLMKILETRLDNVIYRLGFAPSRAQARVLANHGHFRVNDKKVNIPSFNVKTGDIIKVRQSSRKNKHFANLSEKLKKIETPSWLNLEIKDLSAKVLHQPAKEDFESKINSQMIVEFYSK
- a CDS encoding glycosyltransferase family 4 protein, which encodes MKTLLFTLEYPPFHGGVANYYGNLVKYWPSFAKASTDAKALADKSEGKPKPDEISVLDNKDGRLINNKLPLLKWLPAYFALRREIKQEKIEHILVGQILPLGAAALICAKFFKIKYSVFLHGMDLTYALKKPRKKWLAKKILSNTHKIICLNGYTANLTKQFFPLSADKIAVVNPAIEPARPAAPEKISALKKQYNLTDKIILLSVGRLVKRKGFDKVIEALPEALRQAPNLIYIILGGGAELKNLKFQISNLGLEKQVIIINQATDKERDNWYNASDIFIMPSRNINGDFEGFGLVYLEANLAGKPVIAGKSGGVGDAVIAGLNGLLVDPEDTEQIASAIIKLARDPGLRKKLGEQGRERAIKEFNWEKQIKKIYKAITFSHCHCEKRSDEAISG
- a CDS encoding glycosyltransferase family A protein — translated: MISIIIPVYNQAEHLANCLAGIKKQTYGNYEIIVVDDGSTDNIIKVIEKFKQIFGLKLSYTEQENRGAAAARNKGAKLAGGEYIIFCDADAVMKPFMLEVMLKTLKNNLSASFCYSSFIWGRKKFKLWPFDAEKLKEMPYITTTSLIKREHFPGFDEAIKKFQDWDLWLTMLEQGHTGVFADQILFKLALGGTQTMSGWLPSCAYKLFPWLPRVKKYNQAMAIIKQKHNL
- the rpsI gene encoding 30S ribosomal protein S9, which codes for MTETEAIKFKGRYTVGLGRRKTSTARVRVYKGSEGLFVINGVEAKKYFPEEELFLIISQPLKLAGLAKDFNISVNLAGGGKKGQAEAVRHGIARALLAINPELRASFKVKGWIMRDARKKERKKPGLKKARRAPQWAKR
- the rpoA gene encoding DNA-directed RNA polymerase subunit alpha, producing the protein MEKIALPQKIEFVKGSSANNKQIIIEPCYPGYGATIGNALRRVLLSSLPGAAPIGVKIKGADHEFMSLPHVKEDVLELILNLKKLRLKVFTDEVVKLELDARGEKEVKASDIKKNSLVEIANPDLVLGHVTDMAGSLSMEISVSRGSGYITVESRESAKNEIGYIEMDSIFSPVMSVGVNIENVRIGKMTNWDKLILDLTTDGTITPEDAFNKSVDILINQFNALIGKTVKEEAEEIKTEAAETKEAEKKEGIPEEAGEDKKTKKRGRPKKS
- a CDS encoding flippase, whose amino-acid sequence is MAEKITNIAKNTSYFTLALILQKIISFTYFVLIARAIGPADLGKYYFAISFTSIFGIFIDIGQSSVLTREVAKRPDNAEKFFSSVFLIKLPLALLAMLAAFSLINFSAYPEITRQLVYLSMFCMALDSFTLTFFAVSRGFHNLKYESISSVIFQLIVLAVILTVLKFNLGLVWLMMSLVLASLYNLIFSFYILKTRWKLKINWRPDKILIKSILMISLPFAVYAIFQRLYMYLDSVMLSLLSGDHQVGIYQIPFKIIFALQFLPMAFVASLFPALSHYWHNNREQLAITFERAMNYLIIISLPVSVGGIILADKIMIIFKSGFNDAILPLQITMGAVVFMFLNFPAGSLLNACDRQKTNTINMGIVLTASVILNLILIPRLEAAGASLTALLTNLLMFILSMWIVPRITKYDYKKIIAISVKSLLAVAVMGAVGYYLKNQVNLILTVILAGLSYFIALYIFKGFKKEDVISIYQSFSKKS
- the rpsK gene encoding 30S ribosomal protein S11, whose protein sequence is MVEELPEEIRKKLEKSKEDRKVLKKKGRKKKVDKKVPVGVAHVKATYNNTIVALTDLSGNVISWASAGMAGFKGPKKSTPYAAQIITRIAVERAKEFGLTEVNVIVKGVGTGRESAIRALNANGLIITSIKDITPIPHNGCRPKKPRRV
- the rplM gene encoding 50S ribosomal protein L13 — its product is MERKIYKIDAEGKAAGRLATEIALILRGKNKAEYLPHLDMGGIVQVINIAKLKFSGKKIEQKKYYKYSGYPGGLKTKKIADLKPADILKRAVRDMLPPTKHRVNMLKRLIIN
- the rplQ gene encoding 50S ribosomal protein L17; the encoded protein is MRHRVKGKKLDRTKAPRVAMLKNLASSIIIYEKVKTTEAKAKTVKPLLEKIITASIKGDLASRRELIRLLPQPMAVKKAMEILAVKYKGRQGGYLRIIKLGKRAGDSAEMVQIELV